A region of Anolis carolinensis isolate JA03-04 unplaced genomic scaffold, rAnoCar3.1.pri scaffold_7, whole genome shotgun sequence DNA encodes the following proteins:
- the LOC103281546 gene encoding E3 ubiquitin-protein ligase RNF167 produces the protein MRSPLPPWMHVVALFLALQVPAARAFIRAVYGHNTTKLDFEALPALFGVPIPEGGLVGSLVEARPSDACQPIDGPPNASAVFIVLIPRYGCSFAAKVLHAQQAGFQAAIVHNVNSQALVNMVREREEQPPLRIPAVFTAEVTSKVLKQLRRTEKLQSLVLVPEYFHFVWKGSSGAARVASPCRCRIRLLGPDLHMMSFYAYWLICVVSVLIAVLLIEKCLSRSSDGKLERSQNFPGYGCGRPFSFTSSRYQECAICLEKYTEHDSLKVLSCSHAFHSRCIDLWHITQARSKTCPLCMQKVMVVTRLQAVRLWRDGARDNTWTLSLGKGRAASNGQRCFLLLSQQLPSQF, from the coding sequence GATGCACGTGGTCGCTCTGTTTCTGGCCCTCCAAGTCCCAGCGGCGAGAGCCTTCATCCGGGCCGTTTACGGCCACAATACCACCAAGCTCGATTTCGAGGCCTTGCCCGCCCTTTTCGGGGTGCCCATCCCGGAGGGAGGGCTGGTGGGGTCGCTCGTCGAAGCAAGGCCCTCGGATGCCTGCCAACCCATTGACGGCCCGCCGAACGCCTCCGCCGTCTTCATCGTCCTCATCCCCCGGTACGGCTGCTCCTTCGCCGCCAAGGTGCTCCATGCTCAGCAAGCGGGCTTCCAGGCCGCCATTGTCCACAACGTCAACTCCCAAGCCTTGGTGAACATGGTGAGAGAGCGGGAGGAGCAACCTCCCCTCCGCATCCCGGCCGTGTTCACGGCGGAGGTGACCTCCAAGGTCCTGAAGCAGCTCCGCCGCACCGAGAAACTGCAATCGCTCGTCTTGGTCCCTGAGTATTTCCACTTTGTCTGGAAAGGGTCCTCAGGGGCGGCCCGCGTGGCTTCTCCTTGCCGGTGCCGCATCCGGCTTCTCGGCCCCGACTTGCACATGATGTCCTTCTACGCCTACTGGCTCATCTGCGTCGTGTCCGTCTTGATCGCCGTGTTGCTGATCGAGAAATGCCTCTCCAGGAGCTCCGATGGGAAGCTCGAGAGGAGCCAAAACTTCCCCGGATACGGTTGCGGACGGCCTTTCTCGTTCACCAGCTCCCGCTACCAGGAATGCGCCATCTGCTTGGAGAAGTACACCGAACATGACAGCCTGAAGGTGCTCTCGTGTTCGCACGCCTTTCACAGCCGGTGCATTGACCTCTGGCACATCACTCAGGCCCGGAGCAAGACCTGCCCGCTCTGCATGCAGAAGGTGATGGTGGTCACCCGCTTGCAAGCCGTGCGGCTGTGGAGAGACGGCGCGAGGGACAACACGTGGACCTTGTCGCTGGGGAAAGGGCGAGCCGCCTCCAACGGCCAGAGGTGTTTCCTGCTGCTTTCCCAACAACTCCCGTCCCAGTTCTGA